From Fusarium fujikuroi IMI 58289 draft genome, chromosome FFUJ_chr07, a single genomic window includes:
- a CDS encoding related to Pre-mRNA-splicing factor SPP2, with translation MTEQSKPPASRIAIKFGATSSNKNSTKASKPNPSSSLGKRPRPHALGGASDSEDDDYEHRGQHEKITGFGVDGAETERKAKDSRTEKKEYVMARLPNHDWRSEAKAQRKSKSSLPEEARAQQNNTAAETEPADQEKGIKWGLTIKEKTEDANKDVGSESKEKPVSNDDNQKKPPPKRTADDEALDALLGNKEEDKKIIHPSEEDAYRHDVQGAAETTLDDYEAMPVEEFGAALLRGLGWDGKTHDTVKEVKRRPNQLGLGGTELKGEENLGGWNQSGKKNRRPRLDEYRREESKRKEGRYHEDSYKREREREREHERERGRDSRHGHRDRDHDRDRDRDRDRDRNRDHDRHRSHRDYDRRR, from the coding sequence ATGACCGAGCAGAGCAAACCTCCGGCTTCGCGCATAGCAATCAAGTTCGGCGCTACGTCGAGCAATAAAAACTCGACGAAAGCATCAAAACCAAATCCATCCTCGTCGCTAGGGAAGCGGCCACGACCTCACGCTTTGGGGGGCGCTTCTGactctgaggatgatgattaTGAGCATCGAGGACAGCATGAGAAGATCACAGGCTTTGGGGTGGATGGAGCAGAGACGGAGCGCAAGGCAAAAGACTCGAGGAcggaaaagaaagaatatgtGATGGCCCGACTGCCGAATCACGACTGGAGATCAGAGGCCAAAGCCCAGAGGAAGAGCAAAAGTTCGCTACCTGAGGAGGCAAGAGCGCAGCAAAACAATACAGCCGCCGAGACGGAACCTGCGGATCAGGAAAAGGGAATCAAATGGGGTCTGACGATTAAGGAGAAGACTGAGGACGCCAACAAGGATGTTGGATCAGAGTCTAAGGAGAAGCCAGTCTCCAATGATGACAACCAGAAAAAGCCACCGCCCAAACGAACAGCAGATGACGAAGCATTGGACGCTCTACTAGGCAATAAGGAGGAGGACAAAAAGATCATCCATCCAAGCGAAGAGGACGCCTACCGTCACGACGTTCAAGGGGCAGCAGAAACCACCCTTGATGACTATGAAGCCATGCCAGTGGAAGAATTCGGCGCAGCTCTTCTCCGCGGTTTGGGCTGGGACGGAAAAACTCACGATACAGTCAAGGAAGTCAAGCGACGTCCGAACCAACTCGGCCTTGGCGGTACGGAGCTCAAGGGTGAAGAGAACCTCGGCGGATGGAATCAGAGCGGAAAGAAGAACAGACGACCGCGCTTGGATGAGTATCGCCGAGAGGAGAGTAAACGAAAGGAGGGTCGCTACCATGAGGATAGTTACAAGCGTGAGCGTGAGCGTGAGCGTGAGCATGAACGCGAGAGGGGTCGAGACAGCAGGCATGGGCATCGTGATCGTGATCATgaccgagaccgagaccgCGACCGAGACCGTGATCGGAACAGGGACCACGACCGGCATCGGAGCCATCGGGACTATGATCGACGGCGGTAA
- a CDS encoding related to chromatin modification-related protein vid21, translated as MTEVGAADLSRLLQTKRNECSSIVTSRKRKLRELFAVATQSEGLPHPVLTNPDAPTTTPAEWQFLQANDIIQGKTLNEASIPARPPISLELFKKSLAKAIFIAPEPTPKRTLEDASKPETANVQNKEQSNGTYPPPKVGDAPPKRTPSPPPSTDPATTDKASSLPTPTSQPVPLPEDAIVEPTLTTSPMTQTATDTNVNPKSKAEDIPNASEASDTPAPRQPQVTFESGTKGENTRPGVSTAEKTSRGPSTSSDARGGALTVKPPTDAARAPDALSSPGSTAQSATTPAVHDDASTDTSPEHEGPQFVEPAEEKMTKDEVDEGVHEKDDEKESSHDVEATLNQDIQNRVLEAPPDSAEAQLLQESIRSSVAAEATATATATATATATATATATETATAARTGQQTKPVTSAPVSEDVNMSGANDVVQPIASNANEQVKEDSTQAKSDIDIARVNAFENSVEAPGIKEIPDSQEEPPEQMDVDVPEPKATIQAQTQSQEVKSDGSTQATEKAPSTPTPAPISDVATVPVESAPKESPPKVERAVTRVSSGAMRPKSVSEIVGATPRQTPSLEHTSTNKSLDSQLTPLTSTPKSPSLRHRHISAHQRQRSRSQPSTVVFGKQSKKADERSIVASQRDPIIPTEDYYTPLFVQGFAGSSSWMQPIEKILYTANKTVTTPDANLAIQDHQACKVLRRVYHLQQHDKWSLRQPKRCPEPTRPPSHWDVMLQEMKWMRTDFREERKWKRAVAKNLAYACAEWHESTPEERKLMQVSAVIPPKTQPAPDVSMADVEGENQLTPDLISSGDVESIDNLDDLTEDFPETIAPSAIFSLQDDDVIFGLRRTAAADQLLEELPMFGKPLQVPKFDLTGPEWDPDAHWRRPALPLSKYVEGHMKLVSDGPPRKRSRYDYQNEDSDDEGETGFVTSGPSPSLPLPPATDEVALFNPEMKHIRDRLYVGHQFRPPSEYPMPLQSFFECRNPSQWTINEDDELRNLVREYSYNWSLIASMLAPKSRFTSGAERRSPWECFERWISLEGLPADMSKTQYFKAYTGRIAAAQNFIAQQNQLALQQINPANGAVTPGRRRPPSTPVRVERRRNQKHLTLLDAMRKLAKKRETAAQKQQHTASQNAANKKVNDPASQRTNKTPRDYSIMRHERDQALAEKMAQYASKQEAQRRAALQARVQGPAQMAGTPGAAHVGQNAAQVAAAAAVAAANGMNGVGRLNVPNQLAVAAAAAAGQARPRMPMQSPAPNGMGAVPSQMAGGLVPPNQMTSAQQAQLQAMQGQHNRMPMPNPQPDVNLMMRAQRISEQQRLAQMQHAQGGPGAPGQGANGSQQSPPLNMRNGVNGINGANAMNQQNFINNAQAMMAQFNSGNLGSPQANGLHMPAGPAGSIAPRPQAQLPPSIAAQLAQLEAQFRTKNPTLPPDQIRQMATEHLTRLMMAQRTAMNSAAGTANGQGGLAASIAATTSPHQYAALLRQQQQQQASQAAGSPGQQHQQLHQQHQQAKQQQPQQQQPQQQQQGQAQAQAQAQQQQQQQQRQASGSATPSAG; from the exons ATGACTGAGGTCGGAGCCGCCGATCTATCAAGGCTGCTTCAAACAAAGCGCAATGAGTGCAG TTCAATTGTGACGTCGCGGAAGCGCAAGCTGCGCGAGCTGTTCGCAGTTGCGACACAGTCCGAGGGTCTCCCACACCCAGTCTTGACCAACCCCGACGCGCCGACCACAACACCAGCAGAATGGCAGTTCTTGCAAGCCAACGATATCATCCA AGGCAAAACGCTGAACGAAGCCAGCATCCCAGCGAGACCACCGATCTCGCTTGAACTCTTCAAAAAGTCTCTGGCAAAAGCCATATTCATTGCGCCCGAGCCCACGCCGAAACGGACGCTCGAGGATGCGAGCAAACCTGAGACTGCGAATGTgcagaacaaagaacaaTCTAATGGAACTTACCCGCCTCCCAAAGTTGGCGATGCACCTCCAAAACGAACGCCGAGCCCTCCGCCTTCGACAGATCCCGCCACGACCGACAAAGCGAGCTCTCTTCCTACACCGACAAGCCAACCTGTACCCCTACCTGAGGATGCGATTGTAGAGCCGACCTTGACGACCAGTCCTATGACCCAAACCGCTACTGATACCAACGTAAATCCAAAATCGAAAGCGGAGGATATACCCAATGCCTCAGAGGCCTCAGACACACCTGCACCACGTCAACCTCAAGTTACTTTTGAATCGGGGACAAAGGGAGAAAATACTAGGCCAGGTGTATCGACGGCGGAGAAAACAAGTCGAGGGCCCAGTACTTCATCCGATGCTAGAGGTGGCGCGTTGACAGTCAAGCCGCCCACAGATGCCGCTCGTGCGCCTGATGCCTTGTCTTCACCTGGTTCAACTGCACAAAGCGCAACTACGCCCGCGGTTCACGACGATGCTTCGACAGACACAAGCCCAGAGCATGAGGGACCACAGTTTGTGGAGCCAGCCGAAGAGAAAATGACCAAGGATGAGGTAGACGAGGGGGTTCATgagaaagatgatgagaaagaatCGAGTCATGATGTTGAGGCTACTTTGAACCAAGACATACAAAATCGTGTGCTGGAAGCACCCCCTGACTCTGCTGAAGCTCAATTGCTGCAGGAATCTATACGATCGAGTGTTGCGGCGGaggcaacggcaacggcaacggcaacggcaacggcaacggcaacggcaacggcaacggcaacggaaacagcaacagcagcgagGACTGGCCAGCAAACAAAACCCGTCACTTCAGCGCCAGTTTCGGAAGATGTTAATATGTCGGGTGCCAATGATGTTGTTCAACCGATTGCATCCAATGCTAACGAACAAGTCAAAGAAGACAGTACTCAGGCTAAGTCTGATATCGATATAGCACGAGTCAACGCATTCGAGAACTCAGTTGAAGCGCCAGGCATTAAAGAGATTCCAGACAGTCAAGAGGAGCCCCCTGAGCAGATGGATGTGGATGTTCCTGAGCCCAAAGCAACCATTCAAGCTCAAACTCAAAGTCAAGAGGTTAAATCAGATGGGAGTACACAGGCTACCGAGAAAGCCCCGTCAACACCTACGCCAGCCCCCATTTCTGATGTTGCCACTGTACCTGTGGAGTCGGCACCCAAAGAGTCCCCCCCAAAGGTTGAGCGCGCTGTTACTAGAGTTTCCTCCGGGGCGATGCGCCCAAAGTCAGTCAGCGAGATTGTCGGTGCAACTCCTCGACAAACCCCGTCCTTAGAGCATACTTCGACCAACAAAAGCCTGGACAGTCAATTGACCCCCTTGACTTCGACACCCAAATCGCCAAGCTTAAGACATCGCCATATCTCTGCTCATCAAAGGCAGAGGTCACGAAGCCAGCCCTCGACTGTTGTTTTCGGAAAGCAATCCAAGAAAGCAGATGAACGATCGATAGTGGCCAGTCAGCGTGATCCTATCATACCGACCGAGGACTACTACACTCCCCTTTTCGTCCAGGGATTCGCTGGCAGCTCCTCCTGGATGCAGCCCATTGAGAAGATATTGTACACTGCCAACAAGACCGTGACTACCCCTGATGCCAATCTTGCCATTCAGGACCATCAGGCTTGTAAAGTTCTGCGCCGGGTTTACCACTTGCAGCAGCATGACAAATGGTCTCTACGGCAACCCAAGCGCTGCCCGGAGCCAACACGCCCCCCGTCACACTGGGATGTCATGCTACAAGAAATGAAATGGATGCGAACTGATTTCCGAGAAGAACGCAAATGGAAAAGGGCTGTTGCAAAAAACCTTGCATATGCTTGCGCAGAATGGCACGAATCTACCCCCGAAGAGCGAAAACTGATGCAGGTTTCTGCTGTGATACCCCCAAAGACACAGCCTGCCCCTGACGTTTCgatggctgatgttgagggcGAAAATCAACTCACACCTGATCTTATCTCAAGCGGAGACGTCGAGTCTATTGATAACCTGGATGATTTAACTGAGGATTTCCCTGAGACGATAGCACCGtccgccatcttctccctGCAAGACGACGATGTTATCTTTGGACTTCGTCGAACAGCTGCTGCAGACCAACTTCTGGAAGAGCTACCCATGTTTGGAAAGCCTCTCCAGGTTCCCAAATTTGACCTTACAGGTCCTGAGTGGGATCCTGATGCTCATTGGCGACGGCCAGCTCTACCACTGAGCAAGTATGTTGAAGGCCACATGAAGTTAGTTTCAGATGGTCCCCCAAGGAAGCGTAGCCGATATGATTACCAGAACGAGGATTCTGATGACGAGGGCGAGACTGGTTTTGTCACCAGTGGTCCTTCACCCAGCCTTCCTCTACCACCAGCTACTGATGAGGTGGCCCTATTTAACCCCGAGATGAAGCATATTCGCGATCGCCTCTATGTTGGCCATCAGTTCCGACCGCCTTCGGAATATCCCATGCCGTTACAGAGCTTCTTCGAATGCAGAAACCCCTCTCAGTGGACAAtcaacgaggatgatgaacttCGAAATCTTGTCCGGGAATACTCTTACAACTGGTCCCTTATTGCCAGCATGTTAGCACCCAAATCTCGCTTTACTTCGGGTGCTGAGAGACGGTCCCCGTGGGAATGTTTTGAGAGATGGATTTCTCTCGAAGGACTTCCAGCCGATATGTCCAAGACCCAATATTTCAAAGCCTACACAGGACGTATTGCCGCCGCCCAGAATTTCATTGCACAGCAAAACCAGCTCGCGTTACAGCAAATTAACCCAGCCAATGGCGCAGTCACGCCTGGACGGAGACGCCCTCCGTCAACTCCCGTCAGAGTGGAGAGACGACGGAATCAGAAGCACCTCACACTTCTTGACGCAATGCGTAAGCTGGCGAAGAAACGGGAGACAGCTGCTCAGAAGCAACAGCACACAGCTTCGCAGAATGCAGCCAATAAAAAGGTCAATGATCCTGCATCACAACGCACCAACAAGACACCGAGAGACTACAGCATCATGCGACATGAGCGAGACCAAGCTCTGGCAGAAAAGATGGCGCAGTATGCGTCaaagcaagaagctcaaagacGA GCTGCCTTGCAAGCCAGGGTTCAAGGTCCAGCCCAGATGGCTGGCACTCCTGGAGCTGCGCATGTCGGTCAAAATGCAGCTCAAgttgctgccgctgccgccgtGGCAGCAGCCAATGGCATGAATGGTGTTGGCCGACTTAATGTACCTAATCAGCTTGCTgttgccgccgccgccgccgccggcCAAGCTCGTCCTAGAATGCCCATGCAATCTCCTGCTCCCAATGGCATGGGGGCTGTTCCGTCTCAAATGGCTGGCGGGCTCGTTCCACCTAATCAGATGACGAGTGCGCAACAAGCCCAATTGCAAGCAATGCAAGGACAACACAATCGCATGCCCATGCCAAATCCCCAGCCTGACGTCAACTTGATGATGCGTGCACAGCGCATCTCTGAACAACAACGTCTGGCACAGATGCAGCACGCTCAAGGCGGCCCTGGAGCTCCTGGCCAAGGGGCGAACGGTTCCCAGCAGAGTCCCCCCTTGAATATGCGAAATGGTGTTAACGGCATCAACGGGGCCAATGCAATGAACCAGCAGAACTTCATAAATAACGCCCAGGCTATGATGGCCCAGTTCAACTCCGGTAACCTCGGCTCACCACAGGCCAATGGTCTTCATATGCCGGCTGGTCCTGCTGGCTCAATAGCCCCACGACCACAAGCACAGCTGCCTCCTAGTATTGCCGCTCAGCTTGCTCAGCTCGAGGCCCAGTTTCGTACTAAGAATCCGACACTACCCCCTGATCAGATTCGCCAAATGGCAACAGAGCATCTAACACGCCTTATGATGGCTCAGCGCACTGCTATGAACTCTGCTGCTGGTACGGCAAATGGCCAAGGCGGACTTGCTGCTAGCATCGCCGCCACGACAAGCCCTCATCAATACGCCGCGTTGCTtcgccaacagcaacagcagcaggcAAGTCAAGCGGCTGGTAGCCCTGggcaacaacaccagcaacttcaccagcagcatcaacaagcgaaacaacagcagcctcaacaacagcagcctcaacagcagcagcaagggcAAGCCCAGGCTCAGGCCCaagctcagcaacaacaacaacaacaacaaaggcaGGCAAGCGGCAGCGCTACACCGTCAGCAGGCTAA
- a CDS encoding probable NA+-H+ antiporter encodes MASARLVGMGFQLLKRATDEESDPEEGDSAQKELFAAWALFISIMLLIIAFFTSYMLQMKKVTAIHETVISIFAGMVVGLVLMIASGDSIRNMISFDYQIFFNLLLPPIILSSGYELHQANFFRNIGTILTFAFAGTFLSAVVIGLILYIFTLLPGSLGMTFVDAISVGATLSATDPVTILAIFNTYKVDPKLYTIIFGESILNDAIAIVIFETAQKYKKGEAANLGIVSFFEGTGIFLLVFFCSMFIGFIVGVGTALLLKFTYLRRIPKIESCLIVLIAYATYFFSHGLHMSGIVSLLFCGITLKHYAYFNMSRRTQLTTKFIFQILSQLSENFIFIYLGLALFTDNNLSFQPPLIIVTILAVCAARWVAVFPLSKAINWFIRYRASRRGQEVGDELPYNYQAMLYWAGLRGAVGVALAALLTGDNAPALRATVLVVVVLTVIIFGGTTARMLEILGIRTGVVEEVDSDDEFDIETFGGGLQVKRSGTGIGYNPRRNGSVALGSLEAGQSASYVSGASSPHTGGRPVSKSRKNSIPERSDLLRHNDDSDIGSDIDVSDLPPPARRSPLPRASTAPPSRVDSAYATPTTETPGGQPITATNALRQLWSSEDPASVFHHLDEDFIKPRLLLQGDSSRGGHGGPS; translated from the exons ATGGCTTCCGCAAGGCTCGTCGGAATGGGCTTCCAGCTCCTTA AGCGAGCGACCGACGAAGAGAGCGATCCTGAGG AGGGCGACTCTGCTCAGAAGGAATTGTTCGCGGCGTGGGccctcttcatctcgattATGCTGCTCATTATTGCTTTCTTCACAAGCTATATGctgcagatgaagaaggtcacTGCTATACATGAAACGGTTATATCCATCTTTGCTG GAATGGTTGTTGGGCTTGTCTTGATGATAGCTTCTGGCGACTCTATTCGCAACATGATCAGTTTCGACTAccaaatcttcttcaaccttcttctgccACCTATTATTCTATCCTCGGGCTATGAGCTACATCAGGCCAACTTCTTCCGCAACATTGGCACCATCTTGACTTTTGCCTTTGCTGGAACCTTTCTGTCGGCTGTCGTTATTGGCTTGATCCTGTACATCTTTACACTCCTCCCCGGATCGCTGGGCATGACCTTTGTCGATGCGATCTCCGTGGGCGCAACTCTCTCCGCTACTGACCCCGTCACTATTCTCGCAATCTTCAACACCTACAAGGTTGACCCCAAGCTGTATACCATCATCTTCGGAGAGTCGATCCTCAATGACGCTATCGCCATTGTCATTTTCGAAACTGCGCAGAAGTACAAGAAGGGCGAGGCTGCTAATCTCGGCATCGTCAGCTTCTTTGAAGGCACGGGAATCTTTTtactcgtcttcttctgcagCATGTTTATCGGCTTCATTGTTGGCGTTGGCACTGCTTTGCTGCTCAAGTTTACCTACCTTCGCCGTATTCCCAAGATTGAGAGTTGTTTGATTGTCTTGATCGCCTACGCCACTTACTTCTTCTCTCACGGCCTTCACATGTCTG GTATTGTGTCGTTGCTTTTCTGTGGTATTACACTTAAGCACTATGCCTATTTCAACATGTCCCGCCGAACTCAACTTACCACCAAGTTCATCTTTCAGATCTTGTCGCAGTTGTCCgagaacttcatcttcatttACCTGGGACTGGCTTTATTCACCGACAACAACCTCTCATTCCAGCCGCCCCTCATCATTGTCACTATTCTGGCTGTCTGCGCTGCCAGATGGGTCGCTGTATTCCCTTTGTCCAAGGCTATTAACTGGTTCATCCGATATCGCGCCAGCAGACGCGGCCaagaggttggtgatgagctgCCCTATAACTACCAGGCCATGCTCTACTGGGCTGGCCTCCGTGGAGCTGTCGGCGTGGCGCTGGCTGCTTTGCTCACTGGCGACAACGCGCCCGCACTTAGAGCTACTGTTCTGGTAGTTGTCGTGCTTACTGTCATCATTTTTGGTGGTACGACCGCTCGAATGCTTGAGATCCTGGGTATCCGGACTGGCGTTGTTGAGGAAGTTGACAGTGACGATGAGTTCGACATCGAGACCTTTGGCGGAGGCCTTCAGGTCAAGCGTTCAGGAACGGGGATCGGATATAATCCTCGCCGGAATGGCAGCGTTGCCCTTGGCAGTCTCGAGGCTGGCCAGTCTGCTAGTTATGTCTCAGGCGCCTCGTCCCCGCACACTGGTGGCCGCCCTGTTAGCAAGAGTCGAAAGAATTCTATCCCAGAACGATCCGATCTCCTTCGCCATAACGATGATTCCGACATTGGTAGTGATATTGACGTCTCCGACCTGCCTCCGCCAGCCCGACGATCACCACTGCCACGGGCTAGCACCGCTCCTCCATCTCGAGTAGACAGTGCATATGCAACTCCCACGACAGAGACACCCGGTGGTCAACCTATAACAGCAACCAATGCCCTCCGACAGCTCTGGTCCTCGGAGGATCCGGCCAGTGTGTTTCACCACCTGGACgaggacttcatcaagcccaGGCTACTACTTCAAGGTGATAGCTCTAGGGGTGGGCACGGTGGACCAAGCTAA